The following proteins are co-located in the Panthera uncia isolate 11264 chromosome F1, Puncia_PCG_1.0, whole genome shotgun sequence genome:
- the KLHDC8A gene encoding kelch domain-containing protein 8A — MEVPNVKDFQWKRLAPLPSRRVYCSLLETGGQVYAIGGCDDNGIPMDCFEVYSPEADQWTALPPLPTARAGVAVTALGKRIMVIGGVGTNQLPLKVVEMYNIDEGKWKKRSVLREAAMGISVTAKDYRVYAAGGMGLDLRPHNHLQHYDMLKDMWVSLAPMPTPRYAATSFLRGSKIYVLGGRQSKYAVNAFEVFDIETRSWTKFPNIPCKRAFSSFVTLDDRLYSLGGLRQGRLYRQPKFLRTMDVFDMEQGGWLKMERSFFLRKRRADFVAGALSGRVIVAGGLGNQPTVLETAEALHPGRNKWEALPTMPTPRCACSSIVVKNCLLAVGGVNQGLSDAVEALCVSDS, encoded by the exons ATGGAGGTGCCTAACGTCAAGGACTTCCAGTGGAAGCGCCTGGCGCCGCTGCCCAGCCGCCGGGTCTACTGCTCCCTGCTGGAGACCGGGGGGCAGGTCTATGCCATCGGGGGATGTGACGACAACGGCATCCCCATGGACTGCTTTGAGGTCTACTCCCCCGAGGCCGACCAGTGGACCGCCCTGCCCCCCCTGCCCACGGCCCGGGCCGGGGTGGCCGTCACCGCCCTGGGGAAGCGGATCATGGTGATCGGGGGTGTGGGCACCAATCAGCTGCCCCTGAAGGTCGTGGAGATGTACAACATCGATGAGGGCAAGTGGAAGAAGAGGAGCGTGCTGCGTGAGGCCGCCATGGGCATTTCTGTCACGGCCAAAG ATTACCGAGTGTATGCGGCAGGCGGGATGGGCCTGGACCTCCGTCCGCACAACCACCTCCAACACTATGACATGCTCAAGGACATGTGGGTGTCACTAGCACCCATGCCCACCCCGAGATATGCTGCCACCTCCTTCCTCCGAGGCTCCAAGATCTATGTGCTAG GGGGACGACAGTCCAAGTATGCAGTCAACGCCTTTGAGGTTTTTGACATCGAGACTCGCTCCTGGACCAAGTTCCCCAACATTCCCTGTAAGCGGGCCTTCTCCAGCTTTGTGACCCTGGATGACCGCTTGTACAGCCTGGGAGGCCTGAGGCAGGGGCGGCTCTACCGGCAGCCCAAGTTCCTCCGGACGATGGACGTGTTCGACATGGAACAAG GGGGATGGCTGAAGATGGAACGCTCGTTCTTCCTCAGGAAGCGGCGGGCAGACTTTGTGGCCGGCGCTCTGAGTGGACGGGTCATAGTGGCCGGAGGACTTG GGAACCAGCCCACTGTCCTGGAGACAGCAGAGGCGCTCCACCCCGGGAGGAACAAGTGGGAGGCCCTCCCCACCATGCCCACGCCCCGCTGCGCCTGCTCCAGCATTGTCGTCAAGAACTGCCTCCTGGCTGTGGGGGGCGTCAACCAGGGTCTGAGCGACGCGGTGGAAGCCCTGTGTGTCTCTGACTCCTAG